From the Micromonospora echinospora genome, the window ACCGGCCGGGTACGGCAGCCGCCGATCATGCCCGGCTGGGACGACTACCCGATCGTCGAGCACCAGCGCCGCCGCTACCCGGTGCCGGTCCTGGTGGACAACGACGCCAACCTGATGGCGCTCGGCGAACAGTCGGCGGTCCACCCGCACTGCCCGGCGGTGGTGCTGGTCAAGGTGGCGACCGGGATCGGCGCCGGGGTCGTGGTCAACGGCGCGGTCTACCGGGGTATCGACGGCGGGGCGGGCGACCTCGGCCACATCCGGCTGCACGGGTACGACACCTTCCGGTGCATGTGCGGCTCGTACGGCTGCCTCGCCGCCGTGGCCAGCGGCGGCGCGCTGGCCCAGCAGCTCAGCGCGGCCGGCACGCCCACCGCGTCCAGCCGGGAGTTCCTCGCCCGCGTCACCGCCGGTGACCCGGACGCCCGGCGGCTGGCCCGCACCGCCGGCCAGCGGGTGGGCGAGGTCCTGGCGACCGTGGTGTGCCTGCTGAACCCCGGGGTGCTGGTGATCGCCGGGGACCTCGCCGAGACGCACTTCGTCACCGGTGTGCGCGAGTTGCTCTACCAGCGGGCCCTGCCCCGGGCCACGCAGCGCCTCACGGTGACCACCAGCCGGCTCGGCGAGCGGGCCGGGATCGTCGGCGCGCACGCCATGGTCGTCGACAGCGTGTACGCCCCGGACGCCGTGAACCGTCAACTGAGCGATGCTCCCGACGCGAGGAACAGCCGATGACCACAGCTCCGGTCCGGGTCGGGCTCGTCGGGGCCGGGGCGTGGGCGGCGCGGATGCACGCGCCCATGCTCGCGGCCGGCCCGGAGACCGTGCTCGGCGCGGTCTGGTCGCGACGGGGCGACGCCGCCGGGGCGCTGGCCGCCGCGCACGGCGTGCCCGCCGCGCCGACCTTCACCGACCTGCTGCGCAGCTGCGACGCGGTGGCCTTCGCGGTGCCGCCGGACATCCAGGCGGCCCTGGCCGTCGAGGCGGCCCGCGCCGGCCGGGCGGTGCTGCTGGAAAAGCCGGTCGCCCTCGACCTGGACTCCGCCCGGCGGCTGGCCGACGCGGTCGGCGAAGCCGGGGTGGTCTCGCAGGTGGTGTTCACCAAGCGGTACCACGCCCGCACGCGCGCGTTCCTCGCCGCGGCCGGCGGTTTCGACGCCGACGGCGCACGGGCCTGCTACCTGCACAGCGGGTTCCTCGGCGGGCCCTTCGCCACCGGTTGGCGGCTCACCCACGGGGCGCTGTTCGACCTGGGACCGCACCTGCTCGACCTGCTCGACGCCGCGCTCGGCCCGATCGTCGACGTGCGCGCGGCCGGTCGCCGGTCCCGGTGGACGGAACTGACCTGCGCGCACCGCTCCGGCGCGGTGAGCCAGGCGTCGCTGTCCGGCGGCGTCGCGGTGCCGAGGGTGGTGACCACCGTCGAGCTCTTCGGCGCGGCCGGCACGCTGGCGTACGACACCGCCGGCATGGACCACGACGAGTGCTGGCCGGTGGTCCGCGCGGAGTTCGCCGAAGCCGTCCGCACCGGCCGTCCGCACCCGCTCGACGTGCACCGGGGGTTGATGATCCAGGAACTCCTGGCCCGGGCGGCGGCGGACCCGGCGCTACG encodes:
- a CDS encoding ROK family transcriptional regulator; its protein translation is MPGTSAGDLLALVRSGQAHTRGELQRVTGLSRSTVGQRLDRLIQGGYLRERGVNESSGGRPSIRLEFNDQHGVVLVADLGATYAHLAVLDLAGRSLAEERVNPRIADGPAAVLDWIGDRHEKLLTIAGRRPDEVRGIGLGVPGPVDFATGRVRQPPIMPGWDDYPIVEHQRRRYPVPVLVDNDANLMALGEQSAVHPHCPAVVLVKVATGIGAGVVVNGAVYRGIDGGAGDLGHIRLHGYDTFRCMCGSYGCLAAVASGGALAQQLSAAGTPTASSREFLARVTAGDPDARRLARTAGQRVGEVLATVVCLLNPGVLVIAGDLAETHFVTGVRELLYQRALPRATQRLTVTTSRLGERAGIVGAHAMVVDSVYAPDAVNRQLSDAPDARNSR
- a CDS encoding Gfo/Idh/MocA family protein, translated to MTTAPVRVGLVGAGAWAARMHAPMLAAGPETVLGAVWSRRGDAAGALAAAHGVPAAPTFTDLLRSCDAVAFAVPPDIQAALAVEAARAGRAVLLEKPVALDLDSARRLADAVGEAGVVSQVVFTKRYHARTRAFLAAAGGFDADGARACYLHSGFLGGPFATGWRLTHGALFDLGPHLLDLLDAALGPIVDVRAAGRRSRWTELTCAHRSGAVSQASLSGGVAVPRVVTTVELFGAAGTLAYDTAGMDHDECWPVVRAEFAEAVRTGRPHPLDVHRGLMIQELLARAAADPALRD